The nucleotide window TTGAGAAGCAGACAAATCCCAATTAGGAGAATTCACCTTCTCAGGCACAAAGTCACATTTTAGCCCTTGTGAGTGTCATATCtggtaacttttttaaaaggatttatttgctgatttgaaaggcagatttacagagaagcagaagcagagagtcttccatctgctggttcactccctaaatagccacaacggtcgcagctgggccaatccaaagccagaagccaggagcttcttcccaggtctcccacacaggtacaggggcccaagcacttaggccatcttctactgctttcccaggccatagcagagagctggatcagaagtggagcagccactcgaactggtgcccataagggatgccagcactgcaggtggtggctttacctgttatgccactgtgccagccccatctgGTAACTTTTGAGAAACACATTTTGGGGAAGGTTGTCATCCCTGGCCCTATAGTCCTCACTTCAACTACTGTGTTTACTAGTTCATCACTTTAGCCACCCACTCCCATGGCCACACAGAAGTTACATTTGTGAAACCCCAGGGCACCTATAAAAAGAGATTTTACTCAAGCTTCCTTTGTGGCACTGTAGTCACACTATCACTGATTTATCATACCACATTGTAATTGTTTGTCACTTTGGTAGTAGCTGTGAAGTTTTCCAGGGCAGAGTATTAACCAGGGTCTGATACAGTGTTTTGCACTAGATGTTTGTAGAATAAGCAAAGCAACACCCGAATATACGTAACACAGGAAGTCAGGGAATATTATAGGTAAAGATCACGTGAACCAACCCCTTTAATAAAATACAGAGAACCAGTTAGGAAGTGCACATCACCCACCCCAGCATAACAAATGGTAACAGTTCTGAAAAGTAAACTAGGCTGCTTGCAGTTACTCAGAGGAAGGTCAAGGCCTAAATCCAGAGCAATGTTCTCTCCACCAGTGTGAAATCATCCAACTCTTCTCTCATCAAGAAAAGCTAGTACAAAAATGCATCCAAGTCTAGCTCTGTTCTCACACAAATTATTCAATCTAGCCCACTGTCAGTTTAGATTTCAGGGCAGAGTTTATTAGAAGAAATTAGGCAATTAGGAAACTGTAGATTCCCCTGCCCCTAATTCCGCTATCTACCCCTATACCTCTCCACAGAGGAGCTGTCTCTGTCACACGTGGGTGGGATGCAGAAGCAGGCGGCGTATGGTCCCACTGTGCAGTTCCTCTCTAGTGTTCAGCATGCGCTGTCTCGGCCCTGAGCTCCTCCGACCATGGCAACTTGTTCAGAGAGCAGTGGTGCTACCCTGAGAGCATGTTAGGTCAGCTGCCATCTCCTGAGTTCAATGATCACATTCCAGTCACTGTGATCAAAATACGAGTTATTAGTTGTGGTCAAAGGTAGACAAGAGGCACTAATTGTTGAGGGAATACCCTCCATCAAAGAGGGTTCTAGGAATGACATGTGGAATGCTCGGCTTAAAGTGCTCACTACaacgttaaaaaaaaagtgttggaaaGGTGCCTACTGGTGAGAAAGCTAGGTACAATCTGAGGGAACAAAGCGTACATAAGAACTCTGCTCACATCATTCCAGCCATGATGAGGGAGAGCACAGTTTAGAGCTGAGTCTCAATTACTAGACCTCTGAATGAAACATATCCCTGACTGGAGACCAGCTCTTTAACTCCTCATGGAGACCGAACAAAACACTGACCACTATGTACGTCTTTTTGCTGTTCATTGTTCCCTCACCAAATAACCTTCCAATCTGAAACCTGGTTTCCTCCATGGATACTACCACTATAAAAAAGTCTACTATGGGCAAGTGAACAGTTTAAGAATGGTCTACAAACTATTTCCTGTAGGGTGGTTAGCAAAAACCTGAGGTGAGATGAGAAATCTGAGTTTCCAAATCTGGCAGACTGAGGCCTACACCCAAGGACAAGAGATCCGTAACATATTTATCCACTGGGCATGATTATGAGATCCAGGTCTGGGGTAGTAAAGGGCACGAATCCATCAGCAGCAATGGCTACCTTCTCCTACAAGTTGGTGGATGGCCTCAGCTGTCACTTGTAAGTCCAGTGGGcagtggcccaaccctggcccttACACAGGTCTCGGTGACGAAGGAAACAGGCGTGGACCCGGAACCGACGGCCACAGTGGGGACAAGCATGCAGGGCTCCGGCATGGGTCTTCATGTGCTCTGTCAGATGGTGCTTCAGTTTGAAGCGCTTATTGCAGATACCACAGCCAAAAGGGCGAAGGCTGAAGGTCAGCATGATGTGGCGGTCACGCTTTGGCTTCACTGCAAAGCGCTTCCCACACAAGCAACCAAAGCGTTTTCCATCCGCAGGGGGTGCCCCGCCTAGCTTCACGGGACCGTGCAcagcctgcccagctcccccGGGCCCTCCACCGCTGGACAGAATTTCATTGCCATGAAGATCCACTGGTTTCCAGGATGGACCGCCTCCCCCAGATGCTGCCCCTACGCCTGAGGGCAACAAGAACCCCAGCTCCCCACTCCCCTCCGGGTCCCCTCCAGGAAATGCTTTGGTCTCCTCCTTTATTCCTCCAGACTGGGTTCCACCTCCTGACAACTCCTCCTTAGACTCAAAGGGTTCCTGCTTAATGTAGAAGATTTTAGGGGGCACTGCAGCAGGAGCGGCAGGAACCTCAAGTGGTGCATTTTCGCCCTCTGGCAGCCTGCGGGGAGTAGCAGGTACGGGCAAGGCGAGGGATCCGTGAGGACGGGGCAGACTCCCTGATACCCTCTGAGGCTGGGGCGTCTGCGAGAGGGTTGCTGACCCCTGGCCCTCCTCgtcgtcttcctcctcctcctcttcctcctcctcctccacctgaaTCTGTAACACCTCTCCCAgttcactcccctcccctccgatGGGGCTCTCAGTAGATGCAGGTCTCTCGGCAGGAGCggagggctgtgctggggcctggAAAGGGGAAGAGCGAATGCACCAGCCTCCTGGAGAGGATGTGGTGGAAAGAAGTGCATGGTAGGAGGAGGCTCCTCGGGCTGAGATCCCACCACCTGAAGTCTCCAGCTCCTTAAGGATCTCCGAGCACTGGTCTACCACTTGCCACATCTGAAGGCCGCTGGCCACAAGGAGGTGGGCGGGGAGAGCATCCAGTGGCAGGCGGAGGTGCCCTGAATAAATGAGCTGCAGCAGCCCCTCGAAGGCATCGGCTTCGATGACGCTCGGGAGGGTGAGCCGTGGCGCATCGCCCAGAAGCAGCTTGTcgtggaagtagggagaggcggCAGCCAGCACCGCTTTGTGGGCCCTAAGTTCCCGGCCCTGCACCAGCAGGGACACATCGCAGAACTTTCCCTCCAGTCTGTGGCGGTTCAGGGACTCCAGCAGCGCTGAGCTGTGCTGAGGGAACTCGATCTGGATTGTCCGCGGTGCTGAGCTGCACACTGCGGAGGGGGGCGCGGCAGGCAAAGGCGTCGAGGTCTCCATGGCCTCCTCGGAGATCCCAGAGGGTCGGCAAGAGGAGACGGAGTCTGGGGTGGAACCCACGTGAGAGGAAGGCTGTGGAGCAAAAGAGatggggtgcgggggtggggggatgtcACACAAGCCCCAGAAAACGGGAACTGTATCTCCGCAAACAAATGCCCCCCTCCCACCTACAAGTAGAAACTCTTCCGGCCAGTGGCTGTGTCTGTATACCAGTCCCGCCCACcaagaagacaaaaacaaacaaaacacgaACCCCTGGTTTTAGCTTCCAGGCCTTGTGGAAGATGAGGAGGTCCTTCGGCTACCAGCCTAACCTCACCAGCTCCGGGTCGACTCCCGGCCCGGCGTTCCGTCCCGCTTCGCTTCACTCACTGTGCCCGCAGTGGCCAGCTCCCGGGTAGCCGCAGCCACGGGGATATCACGAGCCCCGGACCCCAGCCGACACGCCCCCGCCGTCACACACGCGGCGAGGCCCTCGCAGCCTCTCTGCAGCTACGGCGCCGTCTCGGGCCGGAAGCCACCCCTCCCCGCCGGACGCCGACGccgggagaggcgggggggggggggcacaactGCAGCCAATCGGAATGGGGCGCCCTACAAGCCCTGTGTTGATTGGTTGCCCGGGCGAGAAGGGGCGGGCCGGCGGCGCCAGGGCGCGAGCGGGTGGGGGCGTCTCGGGGAGCTGCGAAGGGGAAGCCGTGGCTCGGGAGACCGCAGCCCGGAGAGGGCGGGCCGCCAGCCGCCCGCAGCGCCGAGGTGCTGGGGGACGAGGTGAAGTGGCACCTTGTGTGCCCCCGGCCCGGCGAGCAAGGCGTTGCCGTCCTCGCCGTCCGGGCCGGGGAAACGGCAGTGCTGGGTCTGGAACTCAGATTAGCTGAGGCGCCGAGTGCTCCCCTGCAGTCCGCACGGAATCGTGCCCTTCACCAATTAAACAAAGCCAGCTTCGTTTCTGGGTTCTCTTATATCCCGTCCTCTTTGCTCCTGGGGGTAAGTGAAGCAAGCGGTGGGTGCCAGTCGGCTGGACTGGGGAAGTCTGGGCCGTACGAACCCCCAGACTGCGTCTCCGCGCGGGGCAGCGCTTCTGTGCGGAGACCGGCATCGGGCAGGGATGTCGGCTTCCCTTCCAGGCTGTCCGCTCcctctcagaaaattaaaagtcCTGTCACCCCCAGGCTGAGAAAGTTGGCACAGCGATAAAAGAACAATCTCCGTTTATTAAACATGATTTTTCTGTTTCACCACACActccagaaaaaaaggaaatggggcTGGGAGTGGAGAAAAATGGGCAGCGGTGGGGGATAGAGAAGGCTGGGAGTGGGTTGGGGAGGGAGAacgagaaaacaaaataaaacggGTAGGAAGAGCATCTCCCTACCCTTAAggtggcgggggggagggggccaggaAGCTCTGTACAGGGGGGTTGCCcccagcccacacacacacaccccggatATGTACAGTACAAACCCCAGATAATTACAACAGccaaagaggagaggaggaagggggcaggagaggggaaggctgaggtggggaaagcagagggaagggCACAGGGataaaatttcacatatttaCAACTTTTATATAAGTATAAATTTGGCCCCGGctgggtgtatgtgtgtagggGGATGGGACTGAAGGGGAACTGTCCATACaaaagaaagaggggaggagTCTGGGAAAAGTCTCAATACCAAACGCAAGAAGGGATGAGGGGACAAGGCTGGGTAGGGGACAGCAGTCAGGGAGGAGGGGGTACCAAGGAGGGGCTTCTTCCCTCCCATGGCCTACCCACCCCAAACCCCATCCATCCTACCTCCCCTATCCCGCCAGAGAGCTATGTACAGAGAAACACCGAAAAATTGTGGAGCtggcgggagggagagaggtggagggagattgggggggggggaggatgagAGGGAAGCCCAGCCCTGTCCTACCTCCCCCAGGGGACAAAGTCATGGAAGGGGAGCCCCCCAATACCCCTCCTCCAACACAGGTCCCCCCACCCTGGGGGAGAGAGACATGGCTTTTCCTAGAGTAAgttcccccctccccctgggagtagagaccaagagagaggggaggggttggggggaggggctgcataTGTCAGTGTAGGGCAGATCAACAGGTCTGTCCTTCCAACATACGCACCCTCCTAAACCCTACCCCCTCACCCTAACCTCAATTCCACCCCACCCAACACACTGGGGCAGGGGGGGGCATAAGCCCCCTCACCCCGCTCTGGGACCAGCCGAGAGCAGATCAGGTGTGGGAAGAAAGGGAGACAACTCCCGTTCCCCCCttgccgccccctccctgccccggtGGCCCCCTCCACCCATCGGGTTCTGGGTGGGGAGGGAGTAAATTTAAGAGTGGTGGGAGGAGAAGGAGTTTGTGCGTGCTGAGCCCCCCCAGACGCTCCTGAGAAATCAAGGGGTAATAGGGCCCCCTCACCCGGGGTCCCCTCCCCATAAcaaggggggcaggggaggccaaAATGGGGCGGTGGAGGGGAGTTAGATTGTCAGCTCTGGTTACTGCTAAAAAATCACCCTGAAGTTGAAAGTTTGGAGGTGCCAcacccccagggtgggggtgagggtctGTCCCCCAGTGCTCAGGGGAACGATGAGGCAGAGGATGGGGATAGCACCCCGAAGTGAAGGGGTCTGTGTAGGGTAGGCATGTGTCCTGGGGCGAGGGTCCCTGGGGGGGTCAAAGGGGGCAGCACCCCgacaggaaggaaaagagggcGCTCTCCCTCCTGGAAATggtgcggtgggggtgggggatccaGGCCCCCAAGGAGCCATTCAGGGAGGCAATCCTGCTGTCCCTCGGTGCCGTCCAGTCCTGGTGGTTGGTGCTGTTACGGGGTGGGGTGCGTGGGGAAGGAGAAGGTCTGTGATGCTGGGTGGGCTAGTGGTCTGCGGTGTTTCGGAACTCGCCGTTCTCCGTGATCtgcagccggggtgggggaggcggggctgggggggccAGGCCGTTCCAAGGTGGGGCCAGCGTCACACGCGGGTTTGTTGGACCCAAGGGGGGAAGCTGCCTCTCCTGCAAGACACCAAAGAGGAGAGCGCGGACTTATTGAGACGCTTCGCGGgggcctgggtgctagccccctTAGCATAGCCTCCCCCCCAGCCAGCCCACTCCACAAGCCAGGGCCCACCCCCCACCTTCCAGAGCAATCCCTACCATCTTCCTGTTTTGTTTCTCACCTGCAGGAGCCTCTGGGGGGGTCAGGAAGAGAACCTCAACCCCAGATGCCCAACAGGGGCCTTCACACCAGGAAGCAGCTTGAAAGCAACAAGCTCCTGCCTCACCCCCAACCTAAGCCCTCTTAGCTTcacccctcccagcccacccccactcccaggtAGGCCTATTGTATTGAGGAACAAGGGGAGGCAGTACAGCCAAACCTCATTAATCCAAACCCCTGTAGGGTtggaattttttcataatttggaaaaaaaaaaaaaaaccaccatgcctgcgttttcttttatttatgaagAAAGGGTGTGCTCTGTAAATGAGTGGTGGAAATATGTCTGTGGGAGGGGCTATTGAACCGATAGTAGAAAACAGACTTTTCAATCCTATTCATGAACGCATGCTAAGGGCCTGAGTGGAACGAGCCTTGTTCACCAAGTGCTACTTACTGTATATATTTTGAAGACATGCATTTCATTAACTAGACACTGTCATTCAGTTTTGTCACTTATTCAGAGTGGCCATCTTCTCAAATATAACATTCCAAATTAGAGAGGTTTAACTGCactgggaggaaaggaaggggatTCAGGGAGGTGATGTGGGAAGGGAACACTCCAGTGGGAGGCTGGTAGAAAGGCCTAGGAGCTTCTACAGAGTCGCAGCAGGCCCCAGTCTCTGCTTCCCCGGGAAGCAGATTCTGCCTTTGTCCCTTTCCacccccaccttccttcctttcagtCCTCTCCCAGAGCTCCTAGTTAAAGGGCCAGAGGTTCCagaccctcctcc belongs to Oryctolagus cuniculus chromosome 5, mOryCun1.1, whole genome shotgun sequence and includes:
- the ZBTB9 gene encoding zinc finger and BTB domain-containing protein 9, with product METSTPLPAAPPSAVCSSAPRTIQIEFPQHSSALLESLNRHRLEGKFCDVSLLVQGRELRAHKAVLAAASPYFHDKLLLGDAPRLTLPSVIEADAFEGLLQLIYSGHLRLPLDALPAHLLVASGLQMWQVVDQCSEILKELETSGGGISARGASSYHALLSTTSSPGGWCIRSSPFQAPAQPSAPAERPASTESPIGGEGSELGEVLQIQVEEEEEEEEEEDDEEGQGSATLSQTPQPQRVSGSLPRPHGSLALPVPATPRRLPEGENAPLEVPAAPAAVPPKIFYIKQEPFESKEELSGGGTQSGGIKEETKAFPGGDPEGSGELGFLLPSGVGAASGGGGPSWKPVDLHGNEILSSGGGPGGAGQAVHGPVKLGGAPPADGKRFGCLCGKRFAVKPKRDRHIMLTFSLRPFGCGICNKRFKLKHHLTEHMKTHAGALHACPHCGRRFRVHACFLRHRDLCKGQGWATAHWTYK